The genomic region GTAGCGGGTAGTGCCGCGGTTAGAGTAGGCCACGGCGTTATCCGTCTTTTTGGTCAGATACTCATTGTAATCAACCAATGCACCTTTCAAGTCGCCGGCGCGGCGGCGAGTAGCTGCCCGATTCAGGAGGGCCGGCAGCAAATTGGGCTGAAGTGCTAGCGCTTTGGTATAATCCTGAATGGCTGCCGGATAGTTGCCGAGCTGGCGCTGAGTGCTACCCCGGTCATGGTACGCGTAAGCGTAGGTAGGGTCTGCTTTGATAGCTTGGTCAAAATCGGCGCGGGCAGCTGAGTAATCGGCTTTCTCGAAGCGCAAGGCGCCTCGGTAATACCAGGCCGGCGCATAGCTTGCCTGCAATTCCGTGGCTTTTGTGTAATCCTGTTCGGCCTCGTCGCGCAGCTTTAAGGCTTCGCGAGCCTGCGCCCGCCCAAAGTAGGAGGTGCCCGTCGGCTCCAGCTGAATAGCATGGTCGTAATCTTGTATAGCGGGCTGATATTCCTGCAGCTCGTAGCGTGTGGTGGCGCGGTTGTAATACGCCTTCGCAAACTCGGGCTTAGCGGCCAGCGCCTTATCGAAATCAAGTAGAGCGGCGCGGTAGCTTTTCTGGTTGTACTTGGCTACACCGCTGTTGTAGAGCTTCTCCGCCAACTGGTCGGGTGGGAGGGTAGTGGCTCGTACAGTGTCTACCTGCGCATGTGCAGCACCAGCACACAGCAAGGCAAAGGTAAACGCAACTATCTTTTGCATACTATTCCGCCGGACCGTACCAACGCGGAATAAATATAACTTCTATTGCGTTGCGTTGCGCTAACTGCTTGAAAGTTCGTGTATTAGTATAATTTATTCGAGGCAGAACAAAATTATCAGGCCAGGTTTGGGAGCCAGCGTCAGCTGAGTTATTACGGAAGTTGGGTGCGTACAAGCTCTTCCCACTCAGCCCGCAACGAGCCCGTGTGCATAGGTCGCCCGGCCCGGCGGTACCAATACGCAGCGTTGGCATGGTCGCCTTCCTGGCGATGGAGGCAGGCATGCAGCCAATTATAGGTAGGGTCGTCCTCGTGGTCTTGGGCAATGGCGTGAGCACGGTGCCATTCGTCGCGCCCGGCATACCATAGGGCTTCAAGTAAGGGCGTGAGGCCTGTTGGCGGTTCCGATTGGGTAAGAGTAGATGTGAATTGCGTGCGAGTCATGTGGGAGGAGAGCTATGGTCGGCTCTTGTTTACGCAGAAAAGTAAGGTTTGGTAAACCCCAATGGCTTCTTTGTGGTTGTGACTGCAAATGCCTTTTGCCTAGCGGAGTTTCTGTATTTTTGCAGTGCTCCAGCAAGAGTCAACCGTCGATTTTATTTCATCTAGCCCATTTCACGCAATGGCAACCTATCCCGAATACATGGTAGCTCCCATCCGCCAAGACCTCGTAGAGGCTGGTTTCGAGCAACTCATGACCCCTGAAGAAGTAGACGCCGCCCTCACTCCCGACCAAGGCACCGTACTGGTAGCCGTAAACTCGGTGTGTGGCTGCGCGGCCGGCAAAGCCCGTCCAGCTCTGAAACTAGCTGTAGCCAGCGCCGACAAAAAGCCGAACAAGCTTGTGACGGTATTTGCTGGCATGGAAACGGAAGCCGTGAATAAAGTGCGCGAGCACCTGTTGCCCTACCCTCCCTCTTCGCCCTGCATTGCCTTATTCAAAGACGGTGAGTTGGTGCACATGATTGAGCGCTACCACATCGAAGGCAACGACATGATGCGTATCGCCAACAACCTACAAGGCGCTTTCGAGGAGTACTGCTAATCACGAATTTTTCGGATTAGACGGATTGGTCGGATTTCGTAGACCGATTCCTATAAAAACAGAAGGACTTGCCAACGTGGCAAGTCCTTCTGTTTTTAAGAGAGTTCAGTTGGCAATCAGGAGAATCGTTTACAAAGTCCGATTAATCCGTCTAATCCGAAAAAATCCGTGAGCCTAGTTCGCTACCTCGCTCAGGAACTTGATTCGCATTAGGCGTAGGTCTTCCTCAGTGTAGTCGTCGGTGCCGAGTTCTTTGAGCGCTACGGCAATATTGTCGGTGTTCGACTGCATGAAGTAGTCGTAAATCTCGTCCTGGCGCTCCTCGTCCAACACATTATTAATATAGTAGTCGAGGTTGAGCTTGGTGCCGGCGTAGCAGATGTGCTCAATTTCCTCCATCAGTTCACGCATGTCGAGGCCTTTGGAGGTGGCAATTTCCTCCAGATCCATCTTTTTATCGATTTGCTGGATGATGTAGATCTTGATTTTCGACT from Hymenobacter aerilatus harbors:
- a CDS encoding BrxA/BrxB family bacilliredoxin; amino-acid sequence: MATYPEYMVAPIRQDLVEAGFEQLMTPEEVDAALTPDQGTVLVAVNSVCGCAAGKARPALKLAVASADKKPNKLVTVFAGMETEAVNKVREHLLPYPPSSPCIALFKDGELVHMIERYHIEGNDMMRIANNLQGAFEEYC